A part of Streptomyces sp. DSM 40750 genomic DNA contains:
- a CDS encoding class I SAM-dependent methyltransferase, producing the protein MSTSTTPTTTGIVDDIGYGRQFDGWYHRLFPDDASVVAEVERLASLHPDPASGTVEFGVGNGRIALPLSRRVGRITGIDSSPEMLEVLRRNLTDDTSVEPVHADIRTYTADRTVGLVYCVCATLSMLLTPEEQRQAVQRAADLLTPGGRLVMETHNKPAILALHEGRSRATYFTPYPEPGTGLQSHSLLLPEGSLWHLSHVWYESDGTTRVGTEVSRLTAPEEMDAYARAAGLEPETRFGDWPTDTEPYAPDSPLAICTYVKPW; encoded by the coding sequence ATGAGCACGTCCACCACTCCCACGACGACCGGCATCGTCGACGACATCGGCTACGGCCGGCAGTTCGACGGCTGGTACCACCGTCTGTTCCCCGACGACGCGTCCGTCGTCGCCGAGGTCGAGCGCCTGGCCTCCCTCCACCCCGACCCGGCCTCCGGCACCGTGGAGTTCGGCGTCGGCAACGGGCGGATCGCGCTCCCGCTGTCGCGCCGCGTCGGCCGGATCACCGGCATCGACTCCTCACCCGAGATGCTCGAGGTCCTGCGCCGGAACCTGACCGACGACACGAGCGTCGAGCCCGTGCACGCCGACATCCGCACCTACACCGCCGACCGCACCGTGGGTCTCGTGTACTGCGTCTGCGCCACCCTGTCCATGCTGCTCACACCCGAGGAGCAGCGACAGGCCGTACAACGCGCCGCCGACCTGCTCACCCCCGGCGGCCGCCTCGTCATGGAGACCCACAACAAGCCGGCCATCCTCGCCCTCCACGAAGGCCGCAGCCGCGCCACGTACTTCACGCCCTACCCGGAGCCCGGCACCGGCCTGCAGAGCCACTCCCTCCTCCTGCCCGAGGGATCGCTGTGGCACCTCTCCCACGTCTGGTACGAGTCCGACGGCACCACCCGCGTCGGCACCGAGGTCTCCCGGCTGACCGCACCGGAGGAGATGGACGCCTATGCCCGCGCCGCCGGCCTCGAACCGGAGACCCGCTTCGGCGACTGGCCCACCGACACGGAACCGTACGCACCGGACTCACCACTGGCGATCTGCACCTACGTGAAGCCTTGGTAG
- a CDS encoding metal ABC transporter ATP-binding protein, whose amino-acid sequence MPRAREAGTGDRDADSAVISLRDAALAYGDRVLWQGLDLDVRPGEFLAVLGPNGSGKTSFVRALLGQRQLSAGTLTVLGDPPRKGSRHIGYVPQQATLSAHATLRARDLVRFGIDGHGFLPRLRTGAVRRRVDEVLESVGAAAYADVPVGLLSGGERQRVRIGQALATDPRILLCDEPLLSLDLHHQRAVTELVDARRRSHGTAVVFVTHEINPVLGLVDRVLYLARGGYRVGSPDEVLTSQALSQLYGTQVDVVRVRDRITVVGVPDEVAEPPHHPELPHGVRP is encoded by the coding sequence GTGCCCCGAGCCCGCGAGGCCGGGACCGGGGACCGTGACGCGGACAGCGCGGTGATCAGCCTGCGAGACGCGGCCCTGGCCTACGGGGACCGTGTGCTGTGGCAGGGTCTCGATCTCGACGTGCGGCCAGGGGAGTTCCTGGCCGTGCTCGGACCCAACGGGTCGGGCAAGACGAGCTTCGTACGCGCCCTGCTGGGCCAACGGCAGCTGTCCGCCGGCACCCTGACGGTCCTCGGCGACCCGCCCCGCAAGGGCAGCCGGCACATCGGCTACGTCCCGCAGCAGGCGACGCTGTCCGCGCACGCCACGCTGCGGGCCCGGGACCTGGTCCGCTTCGGTATCGACGGACACGGCTTCCTGCCCCGGCTGCGCACGGGCGCCGTCCGCCGCCGGGTGGACGAGGTACTCGAATCGGTCGGGGCCGCCGCGTACGCGGACGTCCCCGTCGGCCTGCTCTCCGGCGGCGAGCGGCAGCGCGTGCGTATCGGGCAGGCGCTGGCGACCGATCCGCGGATCCTTCTGTGCGACGAGCCGTTGCTCTCACTCGACCTGCACCATCAACGGGCCGTGACCGAGCTGGTGGACGCCCGGCGCCGCTCCCACGGCACGGCGGTGGTCTTCGTGACCCATGAGATCAACCCCGTACTGGGGCTGGTGGACCGGGTGCTGTACCTCGCCCGGGGCGGCTACCGGGTCGGCTCGCCGGACGAGGTGCTGACCTCCCAGGCGCTGTCACAGCTGTACGGCACCCAGGTCGACGTCGTCCGTGTCCGGGACCGGATCACGGTCGTGGGCGTGCCCGACGAGGTGGCGGAGCCGCCGCATCACCCCGAACTGCCGCACGGGGTACGGCCATGA
- a CDS encoding metal ABC transporter solute-binding protein, Zn/Mn family, giving the protein MRSTSPRRLAPLITGASLLLLAGCGGSSDSGSDTSDSQSPVAASAIPVVASTNVYGDIAEQIGGGKVKVTSIISDPDQDPHSYEANTQNQLALSKAKVVIENGGGYDDFIDRMLKSSDSSAEVVNAVKVSGKTAPAGGELNEHVWYDFPTVGKLADSIATALGKADPDEAASFTKNAEAFKAELKPLEAKEAQIKTDHGGEEVAITEPVPLYMIEAGGLKDATPEAFSEAVEEGDDVSPRDLQATLALFTDKKVEALVYNEQTSGPQTEKVEQAARTAGVPVVPVTETLPEGKDYLGWMTANVDALASALGK; this is encoded by the coding sequence ATGCGTTCTACCTCGCCCCGGCGTCTGGCACCGCTCATCACCGGCGCCTCCTTGCTCCTCCTCGCCGGTTGCGGTGGCTCGTCCGATTCCGGAAGCGACACCAGCGACTCGCAGAGCCCCGTCGCCGCCTCCGCCATCCCGGTGGTGGCCTCGACGAACGTCTACGGGGACATCGCCGAGCAGATAGGCGGCGGGAAGGTGAAGGTCACCTCGATCATCAGCGACCCCGACCAGGATCCGCATTCCTACGAGGCCAACACCCAGAACCAGTTGGCGCTGTCCAAGGCGAAGGTCGTCATCGAGAACGGCGGCGGCTACGACGACTTCATCGACCGGATGCTGAAGAGCAGCGACTCGTCCGCCGAGGTGGTCAACGCGGTCAAGGTCTCCGGGAAGACCGCCCCGGCGGGCGGAGAGCTCAACGAGCACGTCTGGTACGACTTCCCCACGGTCGGCAAGCTCGCCGACAGCATCGCCACCGCCCTGGGCAAGGCGGACCCGGACGAGGCCGCCAGCTTCACCAAGAACGCGGAGGCCTTCAAAGCGGAACTGAAGCCGCTGGAGGCGAAGGAAGCCCAGATCAAGACCGACCACGGCGGCGAGGAAGTGGCCATCACCGAGCCCGTGCCGCTGTACATGATCGAGGCCGGCGGCCTCAAGGACGCGACGCCCGAGGCATTCAGCGAGGCCGTCGAAGAGGGCGACGACGTCTCCCCCAGGGACCTCCAGGCCACGCTGGCTCTGTTCACCGACAAGAAGGTCGAGGCGCTGGTCTACAACGAGCAGACCTCCGGCCCGCAGACCGAGAAGGTCGAGCAGGCGGCCAGGACCGCCGGGGTTCCCGTCGTCCCGGTCACCGAGACCCTGCCCGAGGGCAAGGACTACCTCGGCTGGATGACCGCCAACGTCGACGCGCTCGCGAGCGCGCTGGGCAAGTGA
- a CDS encoding ABC transporter ATP-binding protein: MHRAVPELHLHLLWGKGAKPWRALGRHRGLIALGILLGLLGAAASLAQPAVIGGLVASVEQRRPVTGPILIAAALFLADAVLGALHSYVIGLAGENIVYDIRSNLAARLLRSRFRAYSGWKQGDVFARMVSDTLLARTTMTHAIDSIIQNGFLVVGGIALMAWVDEVLLAATLACLGVTSVISLWLARGVRKVSITNQTDTGNFGSALMRVLGAMPTVKASRAEAREAEGIADIAKQARKSGIKVTVLSSLLDPTMSIGTQLALTVVIALGAARTATGEMTAADLTAFILYLFYLVAPLLTLFTSIAQFQVGRASIDRLAELGKIEVEGDRPADRPADRKRGTRPVRTAYNTGLAFDAVTFAYPGSEKVVLDDVSFTVPASGLTAVVGPSGAGKSTVFQLIERLFDPVSGAIRIDGTDITDLPLNQLRSIVGYVDQDHTLLRGTVRENLTYSAPDADDKDIAEALRMANLTEVIAALPHGLDTELGDRGAGLSGGQRQRLAIARTLLQAPRFLLLDEATANLDSESENALRDSITMISDFCAVIAIAHRLSTVTEARQIVVLDQGRVHAVGTHDELHRHSGLYRRLARLQELSDVAS, encoded by the coding sequence GTGCACCGGGCGGTCCCCGAGCTCCATCTGCATCTGCTGTGGGGCAAGGGCGCCAAACCGTGGCGAGCGCTCGGCCGGCACCGCGGGCTGATCGCACTCGGCATCCTGCTGGGCCTGCTGGGCGCCGCGGCGTCCCTGGCCCAGCCCGCGGTCATCGGCGGACTGGTCGCCTCCGTGGAGCAGCGACGGCCGGTGACCGGCCCCATCCTGATCGCCGCGGCCCTGTTCCTCGCCGACGCCGTCCTCGGCGCCCTCCACTCGTACGTCATCGGGCTCGCCGGGGAGAACATCGTCTACGACATCCGCAGCAACCTCGCCGCCCGGCTGCTGCGCTCCCGGTTCCGCGCGTACAGCGGCTGGAAGCAGGGCGATGTCTTCGCCCGGATGGTCAGCGACACCCTCCTCGCCCGCACCACCATGACGCACGCCATCGACAGCATCATCCAGAACGGTTTCCTGGTCGTCGGCGGTATCGCGCTGATGGCCTGGGTCGACGAGGTACTGCTCGCCGCCACGCTGGCCTGTCTCGGCGTCACCAGCGTCATCTCGCTCTGGCTGGCACGTGGGGTGCGGAAGGTGTCGATCACCAACCAGACCGACACCGGCAACTTCGGCTCCGCGCTGATGCGGGTGCTGGGCGCGATGCCGACCGTGAAGGCGTCCCGCGCCGAGGCCCGTGAGGCCGAGGGCATCGCGGACATCGCCAAACAGGCCCGCAAGTCCGGGATCAAGGTGACGGTCCTGTCGTCCCTGCTCGACCCCACCATGAGCATCGGCACCCAGCTCGCCCTCACCGTCGTCATCGCCCTGGGCGCGGCCCGCACCGCGACCGGCGAGATGACCGCCGCCGACCTGACGGCGTTCATCCTCTACCTCTTCTATCTGGTGGCCCCGCTGCTGACGCTGTTCACGTCCATCGCCCAGTTCCAGGTCGGCAGGGCGTCGATCGACCGTCTGGCGGAGCTCGGCAAGATCGAGGTGGAGGGCGACAGGCCGGCGGACCGCCCGGCCGACCGCAAGCGCGGCACCCGGCCCGTCAGGACCGCGTACAACACCGGCCTCGCCTTCGACGCGGTGACGTTCGCCTACCCCGGCAGCGAGAAGGTCGTCCTGGACGACGTCTCCTTCACGGTGCCCGCCAGCGGGCTCACCGCCGTCGTCGGCCCGTCCGGCGCGGGCAAGAGCACCGTCTTCCAGCTCATCGAGCGGCTCTTCGACCCGGTGTCCGGGGCGATCCGCATCGACGGCACGGACATCACCGACCTGCCGCTCAACCAGCTGCGGTCCATCGTCGGATACGTCGACCAGGACCACACCCTGCTGCGCGGCACCGTCCGGGAGAACCTCACCTACAGCGCGCCGGACGCCGACGACAAGGACATCGCCGAGGCGCTGCGCATGGCCAACCTGACCGAGGTGATCGCCGCACTGCCGCACGGGCTCGACACCGAACTCGGCGACCGCGGCGCCGGTCTGTCGGGCGGTCAGCGGCAACGCCTGGCCATCGCCCGTACGTTGCTGCAGGCACCCCGGTTCCTGCTGCTGGACGAGGCCACCGCCAACCTCGACAGCGAGTCGGAGAACGCCCTGCGCGACAGCATCACCATGATCTCCGACTTCTGCGCGGTCATCGCCATCGCCCACCGCCTGTCCACCGTCACCGAGGCCCGGCAGATCGTGGTGCTCGACCAGGGGCGGGTGCACGCCGTCGGCACCCACGACGAACTCCACCGGCACAGCGGCCTCTACCGCCGGCTCGCCCGGCTCCAGGAGCTCAGCGACGTGGCGTCCTGA
- a CDS encoding alpha/beta fold hydrolase, protein MFGPTPVSRDRAIGMSERLAAVSSLQSSLEYLAQRKDIEKGGMNDWEVARQYLAGAGPLTRRLVDSVSGVHTTTALHVARSAVAVGMLLPGNSRWRGAGNLFLGASSAVLAPRHHYGGDGSDQVATLVQIATGAARLVPSPAAKDALVWYAALQANMAYAVSGWVKLFGKPWRDASALGGVMRTRTYGHEGIFRWTQEHPKTAKALTHSVLALECLFPLAYARGGRLTRSMITSAAAFHVANGYFMGLSRFVTAFPAFHPLVAYTSTPRSHAAVAGRDDRAVKAAVVALAGGTAAAAVTAVRRRLRTTEGWHSSRMLTTRHGNRLQYEEYSPGDPDQPVVVLASGLLSTSEHYAWISERLAHETRYGIVAYARAGYAGSRRRATSPYRLSESVHDLVDLVNGAVAPHRGVILVGHSIGGEIARRAARHLGDRLQGIVYLDSSHPGQFADGLSQVEKGLSGHFAAVSRALRLGTGALLTRPVWITELPYAYRKKVFAQYADARMWEAARREWKSVRDDFASFKGALARIEGVPALVISAQRTVDTNPEQLLLHKELAEAHVGARSEAVVIEGATHETMLINSRFAHQVTDRIVAFFGAPDRRSPGSGSSRPSRPAARKEATR, encoded by the coding sequence GTGTTCGGTCCGACTCCGGTCAGCCGGGATCGCGCCATCGGCATGTCCGAGCGGCTGGCCGCCGTGTCCAGTCTGCAGTCCTCCCTGGAGTACCTGGCCCAGCGCAAGGACATCGAGAAGGGAGGGATGAACGACTGGGAGGTGGCCAGGCAGTACCTCGCCGGAGCCGGTCCCCTGACACGCCGTCTGGTCGACAGCGTCAGCGGAGTGCACACCACCACCGCCCTGCACGTGGCCCGCTCCGCCGTGGCCGTCGGCATGCTGCTGCCCGGCAATTCCCGGTGGCGGGGTGCGGGCAACCTCTTCCTCGGCGCCTCCTCCGCCGTGCTCGCCCCGCGCCACCACTACGGCGGCGACGGCTCCGACCAGGTGGCCACACTGGTCCAGATCGCCACCGGCGCCGCCCGTCTGGTGCCCTCGCCGGCGGCCAAGGACGCACTGGTGTGGTACGCCGCCCTCCAGGCCAACATGGCGTACGCGGTGTCCGGTTGGGTCAAGCTGTTCGGCAAGCCCTGGCGGGACGCCTCCGCGCTCGGCGGAGTGATGCGCACCCGTACGTACGGTCACGAAGGCATCTTCCGCTGGACCCAGGAGCACCCGAAGACCGCCAAGGCACTCACGCACAGCGTGCTGGCACTGGAGTGCCTCTTCCCGCTCGCCTACGCCCGCGGTGGCAGACTGACCCGCTCCATGATCACCAGTGCCGCGGCGTTCCACGTGGCCAACGGCTACTTCATGGGCCTGAGCCGGTTCGTGACCGCCTTCCCCGCGTTCCACCCCCTGGTCGCCTACACCAGCACGCCCCGGTCCCACGCCGCCGTCGCCGGACGTGACGACCGTGCCGTCAAGGCCGCGGTCGTCGCACTCGCGGGCGGCACCGCCGCGGCGGCCGTGACCGCCGTACGGAGGCGGCTGCGCACCACCGAGGGCTGGCACTCCTCCCGCATGCTGACGACCCGGCACGGAAACCGGCTCCAGTACGAGGAGTACTCGCCCGGCGACCCCGACCAGCCGGTCGTCGTCCTGGCCAGTGGACTGCTGTCGACGAGCGAACACTATGCCTGGATCTCCGAACGGCTGGCCCACGAGACCCGGTACGGCATCGTCGCCTACGCCCGTGCCGGATACGCCGGCAGCCGCCGCAGGGCCACCAGCCCGTACCGGCTGTCGGAGTCCGTGCACGACCTGGTCGACCTCGTGAACGGAGCGGTCGCCCCGCACCGCGGGGTGATACTCGTCGGCCACTCCATCGGCGGCGAGATCGCCCGGCGCGCCGCCCGCCACCTGGGCGACCGGCTCCAGGGCATCGTGTACCTCGACTCCTCCCACCCCGGCCAGTTCGCCGACGGACTGAGCCAGGTGGAGAAGGGTCTCTCGGGCCACTTCGCCGCTGTCAGCCGGGCACTGCGCCTGGGCACCGGCGCCCTCCTCACCCGTCCCGTCTGGATCACCGAACTGCCCTACGCCTACCGGAAGAAGGTCTTCGCGCAGTACGCGGACGCCCGCATGTGGGAGGCCGCACGCCGCGAATGGAAGTCCGTACGGGACGACTTCGCGTCCTTCAAGGGAGCGCTCGCCCGGATCGAGGGCGTACCCGCGCTCGTGATCTCCGCCCAGCGGACCGTGGACACCAACCCCGAACAGCTCCTCCTCCACAAGGAGCTCGCCGAGGCCCATGTCGGCGCGCGCAGCGAGGCCGTGGTCATCGAGGGCGCCACCCACGAGACCATGCTGATCAACAGCCGCTTCGCGCACCAGGTGACGGACCGCATCGTCGCGTTCTTCGGCGCCCCCGACCGCCGCTCGCCCGGCTCGGGCTCCTCCCGGCCGTCCCGTCCCGCCGCCCGCAAGGAGGCCACCCGATGA
- a CDS encoding DUF1036 domain-containing protein, with translation MELRIRNRYRLTVSAAILFFSPDTCAEYGRWGTRGWWNIPPGGEAHVLNTNNTWSYIYAEAADGTLWTDENGPRIYVRQEAFQSCLLIGDTQSRVVSTVKVRSGTVNLNPPTSAVTALPAAVSGQLEVSAPSPAGLTGRR, from the coding sequence ATGGAACTTCGCATCCGCAATCGCTATCGCCTGACCGTCTCCGCCGCCATCCTCTTCTTCAGCCCCGACACCTGCGCCGAGTACGGCCGTTGGGGAACGCGCGGCTGGTGGAACATTCCGCCCGGCGGCGAGGCGCACGTCCTCAACACGAACAACACCTGGTCGTACATCTATGCGGAAGCCGCCGACGGCACCCTCTGGACCGACGAGAACGGCCCGCGGATCTATGTCCGTCAGGAGGCCTTCCAGTCCTGCCTGCTGATCGGTGACACTCAGAGCCGGGTGGTCAGCACGGTCAAGGTCCGGTCCGGCACTGTCAACCTCAACCCGCCGACCAGTGCCGTCACGGCGCTCCCGGCGGCCGTCTCCGGCCAGCTCGAGGTGTCCGCCCCCAGCCCGGCGGGGCTCACGGGGAGACGCTGA
- a CDS encoding heavy metal translocating P-type ATPase has protein sequence MSGTSAPGDVPAPVPASGSGSGSGSGSEVIVRSAAAGRVRLMVPWLRARPGCAGIVDERFTDLPGFRALRIFPRTGAVIVWVQPDLVDVDRVVAALAEAPPPGVPARASRSVPDSSTGEVARLVVGGAVLALVGLRRLLGRPPWAPAGSAGFLGAVTVFTGLPFFRGAARTLGGRRHAGTDLLVTTATVISLVLRENVVALMVLWLLNIGEFLQAVTLRRTRRAIEELLSIGEERVWLVRDGVETEVDLAEVRGGDVVAVYEHHRIPVDGVAESGEALVDQAAITGEALPVYVQPGTEVYAGTLVSTGSLAVRATSVGQDTVVGRIITRVEEAQADRAPIQTVAAAFTRRFVPVSFALAGITYVLTRDARRAMTMLLIACPCAAGLATPTAISAAIGNGARRGTLIKGGTHLEGIGRVTAVVFDKTGTLTLGRPLVTSVVTLDETVGADEVLSLAASGELHARHPLAEAIVRRTEEQHLHIPIHQACEVVLGMGVRAELDGTRLLVGSPALLRRHGLELSEVARDWTSRLRAAGETVICLAHDDRLIGMLGLSDAVRGGADTVVRQLTDLGVTRIVLLTGDAPETAQAVADALGITEVHAHALPEAKLQLIRDLQTEGHSVAMVGDGTNDAPALALADVGIVMGAHSSHVALETADIALAGNDLRNVAAVVELSRHTLRVVRQNYTLSIGVNLAGLIAGAGGSINPVLAALLHNTSSIAVVANSARLVGHTPHLPSEISARLRAAPLEERRVR, from the coding sequence ATGTCCGGCACGTCCGCGCCCGGCGACGTTCCCGCGCCCGTTCCGGCCTCCGGCTCAGGCTCCGGCTCCGGCTCCGGCTCCGAGGTGATCGTGCGGTCCGCCGCCGCGGGGCGCGTACGGCTGATGGTTCCCTGGCTGCGGGCGCGCCCCGGCTGCGCCGGGATCGTCGATGAGCGGTTCACGGATCTGCCGGGATTCAGAGCGCTGCGTATCTTTCCGCGTACCGGTGCGGTGATCGTCTGGGTGCAGCCCGACCTGGTCGATGTGGACCGGGTGGTCGCCGCCCTCGCCGAGGCGCCGCCGCCGGGTGTGCCGGCCAGGGCCAGCCGGTCCGTGCCCGATTCCTCCACGGGGGAGGTCGCCCGGCTGGTGGTCGGCGGTGCGGTGCTCGCCCTGGTAGGGCTACGGCGGCTGCTCGGCCGGCCCCCGTGGGCCCCGGCGGGCTCGGCCGGCTTCCTCGGCGCGGTCACCGTCTTCACCGGACTCCCGTTCTTCCGCGGCGCCGCACGCACCCTCGGCGGCAGACGCCACGCGGGCACGGATCTGCTGGTGACGACGGCGACCGTGATCTCACTCGTGCTGCGCGAGAACGTGGTCGCGCTGATGGTGCTGTGGCTGCTCAACATCGGTGAGTTCCTGCAGGCCGTCACCCTGCGGCGGACCCGGCGCGCCATCGAGGAACTGCTCTCCATCGGCGAGGAGCGGGTCTGGCTGGTCCGCGACGGCGTGGAGACGGAGGTCGATCTCGCGGAGGTCAGGGGCGGGGACGTGGTCGCGGTGTACGAGCACCACCGCATCCCCGTCGACGGCGTCGCCGAGTCCGGCGAGGCCCTGGTCGACCAGGCGGCCATCACGGGAGAGGCGCTCCCGGTGTACGTGCAGCCCGGCACCGAGGTGTACGCGGGCACCCTCGTCTCCACCGGCTCCCTGGCCGTACGGGCCACCTCGGTCGGACAGGACACCGTCGTCGGGCGGATCATCACCCGGGTCGAGGAGGCGCAGGCCGACCGGGCCCCGATCCAGACCGTCGCCGCCGCCTTCACCCGCCGCTTCGTGCCCGTCTCGTTCGCCCTCGCCGGGATCACGTACGTCCTGACCCGCGACGCCCGACGGGCGATGACCATGCTGCTGATCGCCTGCCCCTGCGCCGCGGGCCTGGCCACCCCCACCGCGATCAGCGCGGCCATCGGCAACGGCGCCCGCAGGGGCACCCTCATCAAGGGCGGCACCCACCTGGAAGGGATCGGCCGCGTCACCGCCGTGGTCTTCGACAAGACCGGCACCCTCACACTCGGCCGTCCCCTGGTCACCAGCGTGGTCACGCTCGACGAGACGGTCGGCGCCGACGAGGTCCTCAGCCTGGCGGCCTCCGGCGAACTGCACGCACGGCACCCGCTCGCCGAAGCCATCGTCCGGCGCACCGAGGAACAGCACCTGCACATCCCGATCCACCAAGCCTGCGAGGTCGTCCTCGGCATGGGCGTACGCGCCGAACTCGACGGCACTCGCCTGCTGGTGGGCAGCCCCGCCCTGCTGCGCCGCCACGGCCTGGAACTCTCCGAGGTCGCCCGGGACTGGACGAGCCGCCTGCGCGCCGCCGGTGAGACCGTCATCTGCCTCGCCCACGACGACAGGCTGATCGGCATGCTCGGCCTGTCCGACGCGGTACGCGGTGGGGCCGACACCGTCGTCCGTCAGCTGACCGACCTCGGGGTGACCCGCATCGTGCTGCTGACCGGTGACGCACCCGAGACCGCCCAGGCCGTCGCCGACGCACTCGGCATCACCGAGGTCCACGCCCACGCGCTGCCCGAGGCCAAACTCCAGCTGATCCGCGACCTCCAGACGGAGGGCCACAGCGTGGCCATGGTCGGCGACGGCACCAACGACGCCCCCGCGCTGGCGCTCGCCGACGTCGGCATCGTCATGGGAGCCCACTCCTCCCACGTCGCGCTGGAGACCGCCGACATCGCCCTGGCCGGGAACGACCTGCGCAATGTCGCCGCCGTCGTGGAACTCAGCCGGCACACCCTGCGCGTCGTACGGCAGAACTACACCCTGTCCATCGGCGTGAACCTCGCCGGCCTCATCGCGGGCGCCGGCGGCTCCATCAACCCCGTCCTGGCCGCCCTGCTCCACAACACCAGCAGCATCGCCGTGGTCGCCAACTCCGCCCGGCTGGTGGGGCACACCCCGCACCTCCCGAGCGAAATCTCCGCACGACTGCGCGCCGCGCCTCTGGAGGAACGGCGAGTGCGCTGA
- a CDS encoding DUF1490 family protein has translation MMHPVAVAGAVVGRVTHYALSGTAGVLVLRGAAKAAPKAKPMARRLLINGIAGGITTGRRLGDAAEEARLKAGDLMAEAREQLGEEAPPPSAVGVEGHAHDHDHEH, from the coding sequence ATGATGCACCCCGTCGCTGTCGCAGGTGCGGTCGTCGGCCGCGTCACTCACTACGCCCTGTCGGGCACCGCCGGTGTACTGGTTCTGCGGGGAGCGGCCAAGGCCGCGCCCAAGGCGAAACCCATGGCCCGCAGACTGCTGATCAACGGCATCGCCGGGGGCATCACTACGGGGCGTCGACTCGGGGATGCTGCCGAGGAGGCCCGTCTGAAGGCGGGAGACCTGATGGCGGAGGCCAGGGAACAACTGGGCGAGGAGGCGCCGCCGCCGTCGGCCGTCGGTGTCGAGGGGCATGCCCACGATCATGATCACGAGCACTGA
- a CDS encoding metal ABC transporter permease, translating into MTIADGIWQQIFDFDNYGELLALVRNSLIAGVALGLVGGLVGVFVIMRDLPFAVHGISELSFAGASAALLLGVNIVAGSIVGSLIAAGTIGLLGSRARDRNSVIGTIMPFGLGLGVLFLALYEGRAANKFGILTGQIVAVDTPQMSWLLGTSVLVLVALAVMWRPLSFASADPEVAEARGVPVHALSFAFMIVLGLAVALSVQIVGALLVLTLVVTPAAAAARVTASPVLLPVLSVVFAVASIEGGILLALGSSIPISPYVTTISFTIYLLCRLVGAYRTRQWGAGRAVPEPG; encoded by the coding sequence ATGACCATCGCCGACGGGATCTGGCAGCAGATCTTCGACTTCGACAACTACGGAGAGCTGCTCGCCCTGGTCCGCAACTCCCTCATCGCCGGCGTGGCACTCGGCCTGGTCGGCGGCCTGGTCGGGGTCTTCGTGATCATGCGGGACCTGCCGTTCGCGGTGCACGGGATCAGCGAGCTGTCGTTCGCCGGGGCTTCGGCCGCGCTGCTGCTGGGCGTGAACATCGTGGCCGGCTCGATCGTCGGCTCGCTGATCGCGGCCGGCACGATCGGACTGCTCGGCTCCCGCGCCCGGGACCGCAACTCGGTGATCGGCACCATCATGCCGTTCGGCCTCGGACTCGGCGTGCTCTTCCTCGCCCTGTACGAGGGCCGGGCGGCGAACAAGTTCGGCATCCTCACGGGTCAGATCGTCGCCGTCGACACCCCGCAGATGTCCTGGCTCCTCGGTACGTCCGTCCTGGTGCTCGTGGCGCTGGCGGTCATGTGGCGGCCGCTGTCGTTCGCCAGCGCCGACCCGGAGGTGGCCGAGGCGCGTGGAGTGCCGGTACACGCGCTGTCCTTCGCCTTCATGATCGTCCTGGGCCTCGCGGTCGCGCTGTCCGTGCAGATCGTGGGGGCGCTGCTGGTTCTCACCCTCGTCGTCACCCCCGCCGCGGCGGCGGCCCGGGTCACCGCGTCACCGGTACTGCTTCCCGTACTGAGCGTGGTCTTCGCGGTGGCCTCCATCGAGGGCGGGATCCTGCTCGCCCTGGGCAGCAGCATCCCCATCAGCCCCTACGTCACCACCATCTCGTTCACGATCTACCTTCTCTGCCGCTTGGTGGGCGCCTACCGGACCCGGCAGTGGGGCGCCGGGAGGGCCGTTCCCGAGCCCGGCTGA